A stretch of Synechococcus sp. WH 8020 DNA encodes these proteins:
- a CDS encoding peptidylprolyl isomerase: protein MKTDAGQIKLEMFDQDAPNTVANFVKLAREGFYDGLAFHRVINGFMAQGGCPNSREGAKGMPGTGGPGYTIDCEINNRKHAPGILSMAHAGPNTGGSQFFIVHEAQPHLDGVHTVFGQTGDMDVVLALKNGSRIESVTVTD, encoded by the coding sequence ATGAAAACGGATGCCGGCCAGATCAAGCTGGAAATGTTCGATCAAGATGCGCCGAACACCGTCGCCAATTTTGTGAAGCTGGCGCGCGAAGGCTTTTACGACGGTCTTGCCTTTCATCGCGTCATCAATGGTTTTATGGCTCAGGGTGGATGCCCCAACAGCCGTGAAGGAGCCAAGGGAATGCCTGGAACAGGCGGTCCTGGCTACACCATTGATTGCGAAATCAACAACCGGAAGCATGCCCCAGGGATTCTTTCCATGGCCCACGCCGGTCCCAACACCGGTGGAAGCCAATTTTTCATTGTTCACGAAGCTCAGCCCCACCTTGATGGTGTGCACACCGTATTTGGGCAAACCGGTGACATGGATGTGGTTCTCGCCTTGAAAAATGGCAGCCGCATTGAAAGTGTGACGGTCACCGACTGA
- the mtnP gene encoding S-methyl-5'-thioadenosine phosphorylase gives MTTLHSSLQDARVGVIGGSGLYSIEGLESVEEVTLETPFGAPSDCLRVGQLNGVEVVFLARHGRSHHLLPSEVPYQANIWAMRSLGVRWLISVSAVGSLQEHLRPRDMVVPNQFIDRTMQRPQSFFGGGCVAHVSLADPFCERLSDLLASAATAEMPSGHRLHRGGTYLCMEGPAFSTRAESELYRNWGCDVIGMTNHTEARLAREAEIAYASLSMVTDFDCWHTEHDAVTVEMIIGNLQANAAATGPILFALMEKLGRERPSSPAHHALKDALMTPPAAVPAAIRQRLDLFTSSYWGPATAPAD, from the coding sequence ATGACCACACTCCATTCCTCCCTCCAAGACGCACGCGTTGGTGTGATCGGTGGTAGTGGCTTGTATTCGATCGAGGGCCTCGAATCCGTAGAAGAGGTCACGCTGGAGACTCCATTTGGCGCTCCCTCTGATTGTTTGCGTGTCGGCCAACTGAATGGCGTTGAGGTGGTGTTTCTTGCCCGTCATGGACGCTCGCATCACCTACTCCCTAGTGAGGTTCCCTATCAGGCCAATATTTGGGCCATGAGGTCCTTAGGGGTGCGCTGGTTGATCTCGGTTTCCGCTGTTGGATCTCTTCAGGAACATCTCCGCCCTCGCGACATGGTTGTCCCCAATCAATTCATCGACAGAACGATGCAGAGGCCCCAGTCCTTCTTTGGTGGTGGCTGTGTTGCCCATGTCAGCTTGGCGGATCCGTTTTGTGAGCGATTGAGTGATCTGCTTGCTTCTGCTGCTACCGCCGAGATGCCTTCTGGGCATCGCCTGCATCGAGGTGGCACCTATCTGTGTATGGAAGGTCCGGCATTCTCGACAAGAGCTGAAAGTGAGCTGTATCGCAACTGGGGTTGTGATGTGATTGGCATGACGAATCACACCGAAGCTCGATTAGCAAGAGAAGCTGAAATCGCCTATGCCTCCCTCAGCATGGTGACTGATTTTGATTGTTGGCATACCGAGCACGACGCTGTGACCGTTGAAATGATCATTGGCAACCTCCAAGCAAATGCCGCTGCCACGGGGCCAATCCTCTTTGCTCTGATGGAGAAACTAGGCCGTGAACGTCCTTCTTCTCCAGCCCATCACGCCCTTAAGGATGCCTTGATGACTCCTCCAGCTGCCGTTCCTGCGGCAATCCGCCAACGCCTTGATTTATTTACGAGTTCCTATTGGGGGCCTGCGACTGCTCCAGCCGACTAA
- the murQ gene encoding N-acetylmuramic acid 6-phosphate etherase: MNPSENRGYLTTEQSNPRSADLDVLSTDDLVKLFIDEDRKPQLAVEGASGALSAAIDAVALRLSRGGRLFYIGAGTSGRLGVLDAAECPPTFCSPPELVQGVLAGGAPALLRSSEGLEDLETGGVDDLKGHQFSADDCLVGIAAGGTTPYVLGALQYAVDLDALAIAMACVPAEQAPMPCHLDVRLITGPELLTGSTRLKAGTATKMALNILSTGVMVKLGKVYGNRMVDVSASNSKLVDRSLRILTDLAGLSREQGLPLLTEAQGSVKRALVMAAGSMDLEQAHILLANHDGNLRAALGSIGIHLNEPLSRLEQSQAPNRNS, encoded by the coding sequence GTGAATCCTTCTGAAAATCGGGGCTACCTCACTACAGAGCAGTCGAATCCGCGAAGCGCTGATTTGGACGTGTTGTCCACAGACGACCTGGTGAAGTTGTTCATCGATGAAGATCGCAAACCTCAATTAGCTGTTGAAGGTGCCTCAGGCGCTCTCAGTGCTGCAATCGATGCTGTTGCATTGCGTTTAAGCAGAGGCGGTCGCCTTTTTTACATCGGAGCAGGAACCTCAGGCCGACTTGGTGTTTTGGATGCTGCTGAATGTCCCCCCACGTTTTGCAGCCCACCAGAATTGGTCCAGGGTGTTTTGGCCGGAGGTGCTCCTGCCCTTCTGCGCAGTTCAGAGGGACTTGAGGATCTAGAGACGGGGGGAGTAGACGACCTCAAAGGTCATCAATTCAGCGCAGACGATTGTTTGGTTGGCATTGCCGCTGGTGGCACTACTCCTTATGTACTCGGTGCCCTGCAATACGCCGTTGATTTGGATGCTTTGGCGATCGCGATGGCATGCGTGCCTGCAGAACAGGCACCCATGCCCTGTCACCTGGACGTCCGCTTGATCACAGGCCCAGAACTGCTGACTGGATCGACGCGTTTGAAGGCGGGAACAGCAACAAAAATGGCACTCAATATCCTTTCCACCGGGGTGATGGTGAAGTTGGGAAAGGTCTACGGGAACCGCATGGTTGATGTCTCTGCCAGCAACAGCAAGCTTGTCGACCGGTCTCTGAGGATCTTGACGGATCTTGCTGGCCTATCTCGCGAGCAAGGTCTTCCCCTGCTGACGGAAGCCCAGGGATCGGTCAAACGGGCTCTGGTGATGGCGGCTGGATCCATGGATCTTGAACAGGCCCATATCCTGCTGGCCAATCACGACGGCAACCTGCGCGCTGCTCTTGGTTCGATCGGAATCCACCTTAATGAACCCCTTAGTCGGCTGGAGCAGTCGCAGGCCCCCAATAGGAACTCGTAA
- a CDS encoding DUF3110 domain-containing protein, which produces MLVHVLLYDAGQDSEGIHSLELSGTTVVLMFENSDDAERYAGLLEAQDFPTPTVEALDQHEVELFCTEAGYEARLVETGFVPKTDDERLMLAPPSSNRDVSNWQTEDQSVDSVQPSSSSDGLDDVRRRLEDLL; this is translated from the coding sequence ATGCTCGTTCACGTCCTTCTTTACGACGCTGGTCAGGACAGTGAGGGCATCCATTCCCTGGAGTTGTCTGGGACAACGGTGGTTTTGATGTTTGAAAACTCCGACGACGCCGAACGGTATGCAGGCCTGTTAGAGGCCCAGGATTTCCCAACACCGACTGTGGAAGCTCTCGATCAACACGAGGTGGAGCTGTTCTGCACGGAGGCTGGGTATGAAGCGCGACTTGTCGAAACTGGTTTTGTCCCTAAAACAGATGATGAACGCTTGATGCTGGCCCCTCCCAGTTCCAATCGAGACGTCAGCAATTGGCAAACAGAAGATCAATCGGTCGATAGCGTTCAACCATCAAGCTCAAGCGATGGTCTGGATGATGTTCGCCGTCGTCTGGAGGATTTACTGTGA
- a CDS encoding DnaJ domain-containing protein, producing the protein MTSIAEPDYWALLGLDPGSDADALKRAFRREARRWHPDLNGNDRQAEERFKLVNEAYAVLSDHDRRVAWEQRRSGRSNSKDPFASGFPDFEEYLAVVLGIGDPPEPDRAEPTHKEDQAQSEHRPTPSPQPPPPVRSQDNLETTVVLTPDQALHGTAVNLELSDGTVIEVETPPFAGDGWRLRLEGVAPGGRDHFLQLQVVTAEGLRIDGLRVLYRLELFPPDAALGCAVDVPTLSGSVTLQVPPGSSSGRLLRLRERGLVWNDRQGDQLVEVVIVIPAHLNEDEQALYQRLQELSLDQGRI; encoded by the coding sequence ATGACTTCTATCGCTGAGCCCGATTATTGGGCCCTCCTTGGTCTCGATCCAGGAAGTGACGCAGACGCGCTGAAGAGGGCCTTCAGGCGTGAGGCAAGGCGTTGGCACCCCGATCTCAATGGGAACGATCGCCAAGCTGAAGAGCGCTTCAAACTCGTCAATGAGGCCTACGCCGTCCTCAGTGATCACGACAGGCGTGTCGCCTGGGAACAACGTCGCTCGGGTCGCAGTAACAGCAAAGATCCATTTGCTTCAGGGTTCCCTGATTTCGAGGAGTATCTCGCTGTTGTTCTGGGCATTGGTGATCCACCAGAGCCTGATCGAGCTGAACCCACTCACAAGGAGGATCAAGCGCAATCGGAGCACAGACCAACCCCATCTCCCCAACCGCCTCCGCCTGTTCGCTCACAAGACAATCTCGAAACGACGGTTGTCTTGACCCCCGACCAGGCCCTTCACGGAACAGCAGTGAATTTGGAGCTTTCCGATGGAACGGTGATCGAGGTGGAGACGCCTCCATTTGCTGGGGATGGCTGGCGCCTCCGTTTGGAGGGAGTGGCACCTGGCGGACGTGATCACTTTTTGCAGTTGCAAGTGGTGACCGCTGAGGGGCTACGCATTGATGGGTTGCGCGTGCTGTACCGCTTGGAACTGTTTCCTCCTGATGCCGCCCTTGGATGCGCGGTGGATGTTCCAACGCTGTCGGGATCCGTCACCCTTCAGGTGCCTCCAGGGTCATCGAGTGGTCGTTTGTTGCGATTACGCGAACGCGGCCTGGTCTGGAACGACCGACAAGGAGATCAACTGGTGGAAGTGGTCATCGTGATACCTGCCCATTTGAACGAAGACGAACAAGCCCTTTACCAGAGGCTTCAGGAACTGAGCTTGGACCAAGGGCGGATCTAA
- the dnaK gene encoding molecular chaperone DnaK: protein MGRIVGIDLGTTNSVVAVLEAGRPVVIANAEGTRTTPSVVGYTKEDELLVGQPARRQLVLNPRNTFSNLKRFVGRAWDELDDNTLTVPYTVSANNQGNVRVACPQTEREYAPEELVSSILRKLVDDASTYLGETVDAAVLTVPAYFNDAQRQATRDAGRLAGLSIERILNEPTAAALAYGFDRSAVRRVLVFDLGGGTFDVSLLRIANGVFDVKATNGDTQLGGNDFDQLIVDWLAEAFLKQHQIDLRRDRQALQRLTEAAEKAKQELSGISTTPISLPFIATGEEGPLHIETTLDRKTFEGLCPDLLDRLLTPVQAALRDSGWLAEDIDDVVLVGGSTRMPMVMQLVRTLVPHDPCQSVNPDEVVAVGAAVQAGIITGELRDLLLNDVTPLSLGLETVGGLMKVLIPRNTPIPVRQSDVFSTSGANQSSVEIHVWQGERQMAQDNKSLGRFRLSGIPPAPRGVPQIQVAFDIDANGILQVSATDRTTGRKQSVTIQGGSNLNEDELQALLAEAEARADEDRRRRAAIERRNSALTLVAQAERRLRDAALELGPYGAERQQRAVEMAMRDVQDLLEQDDPQQLEMGVSGLQEALFGLNRRLSAERSSDTGPLQGIRSTLGTLKDELFADDDWDDDPWSTGNSRSDERIRSGRRGIDPWDDDFYR from the coding sequence ATGGGCCGGATCGTCGGAATCGACCTGGGAACCACGAACTCCGTAGTCGCCGTGCTTGAAGCGGGTCGACCGGTGGTGATTGCCAACGCGGAAGGAACTAGGACAACTCCATCGGTTGTGGGCTACACCAAAGAGGATGAGCTGCTGGTAGGCCAGCCTGCAAGGCGCCAGCTCGTCCTTAATCCTCGCAACACATTTTCAAACCTCAAGCGCTTTGTAGGACGCGCTTGGGATGAGCTCGACGACAACACGCTCACCGTTCCCTACACCGTGAGTGCGAACAACCAGGGCAACGTTCGTGTGGCATGCCCTCAAACCGAACGTGAATATGCGCCTGAAGAGCTTGTCTCAAGCATCTTGCGCAAACTTGTTGATGACGCCAGTACCTATCTAGGCGAAACAGTTGACGCAGCCGTTCTCACGGTTCCGGCCTACTTCAATGATGCCCAGCGCCAGGCCACTCGAGACGCAGGACGTCTCGCTGGTTTGTCGATTGAGCGAATTCTCAATGAGCCCACGGCTGCAGCCCTTGCCTATGGCTTTGATCGAAGTGCTGTTCGTCGCGTTCTTGTTTTCGATCTTGGTGGAGGCACCTTTGACGTCTCACTTCTCCGGATCGCCAATGGCGTCTTCGATGTCAAGGCCACCAATGGCGACACCCAGCTGGGCGGTAATGACTTTGATCAACTCATCGTTGATTGGCTTGCTGAAGCCTTTCTCAAGCAACATCAAATTGATCTTCGCAGGGATCGCCAAGCGCTTCAACGTCTTACTGAAGCGGCTGAAAAAGCCAAACAAGAACTTTCAGGCATTTCCACAACACCCATTTCCCTCCCTTTTATCGCGACCGGTGAGGAAGGCCCCCTTCACATCGAGACCACCCTCGATCGCAAAACATTTGAAGGCCTGTGTCCTGATCTGCTTGATCGACTGCTGACCCCTGTTCAGGCTGCTCTTCGCGATTCAGGCTGGCTTGCAGAAGACATTGACGATGTTGTGCTTGTGGGTGGCAGCACCCGGATGCCCATGGTGATGCAGCTGGTGAGAACGTTGGTTCCTCATGACCCCTGTCAATCCGTCAATCCCGATGAGGTGGTTGCTGTAGGGGCAGCCGTTCAAGCCGGAATCATTACCGGTGAGCTGAGAGATCTTCTGCTCAATGACGTCACACCCCTGTCCCTTGGTTTGGAAACTGTGGGAGGCCTCATGAAGGTCTTGATTCCACGGAATACACCCATTCCAGTCCGTCAATCCGACGTATTCAGCACATCTGGTGCCAACCAATCATCCGTGGAAATTCACGTTTGGCAGGGTGAGCGACAAATGGCGCAAGACAACAAGTCCCTAGGCCGTTTCCGCTTATCAGGGATTCCTCCTGCGCCCCGTGGTGTCCCGCAAATTCAGGTCGCTTTTGACATTGATGCCAACGGAATCCTTCAGGTCAGCGCAACCGATCGCACGACGGGTCGAAAACAATCCGTCACGATCCAAGGTGGATCGAATCTCAACGAAGACGAATTACAAGCACTTTTAGCCGAAGCGGAAGCTCGCGCAGATGAAGACCGGCGTCGGCGTGCGGCGATTGAGCGGCGCAATTCAGCCCTCACTTTGGTGGCGCAAGCGGAGCGACGTCTGCGCGATGCCGCTCTAGAACTCGGTCCATATGGCGCTGAACGACAGCAGAGAGCCGTTGAAATGGCCATGCGAGATGTCCAAGATCTGCTTGAGCAAGATGATCCTCAGCAATTGGAGATGGGCGTCAGCGGCCTTCAGGAAGCTCTCTTCGGTTTAAACCGACGCCTTTCTGCAGAACGAAGCAGCGATACGGGTCCGCTTCAAGGCATTCGCAGCACGCTGGGGACGTTGAAAGACGAACTCTTTGCAGACGACGATTGGGACGATGACCCCTGGTCCACAGGTAACAGTCGTTCCGACGAAAGAATCAGAAGTGGACGTCGAGGAATCGACCCCTGGGATGATGACTTCTATCGCTGA
- the pstC gene encoding phosphate ABC transporter permease subunit PstC: protein MTNFKAQYLLRSRPAAEKFVDGSFQRLVVVMASMVALILISIFVVVFWGSLESMGRYGLKFLVTSNWNPVDDEYGAFTAIYGTLVTSLLALVIAVPLGVGTAIFITEDIIPLKIRNIIGLMVELLAAIPSVVLGLWAIFILEPFIRPFLMFLYEDFGWIPFFSTEPLGPGISPAILILVVMILPIITAIARDSLNQVPMQLRQAAYGVGATRWGAILNVILPAAVSGIVGGVMLALGRAMGETMAVTMIIGNSNVFSWSLLAPGNTISAMLANQFGEADVGQLSSLMYAAFVLMILTLLVNILAQWLVKRLSLKY, encoded by the coding sequence GTGACCAATTTCAAGGCTCAATACCTGCTGCGAAGCAGACCAGCAGCAGAAAAGTTTGTGGATGGCAGTTTTCAGAGGCTGGTCGTGGTCATGGCCTCCATGGTTGCGCTGATTCTCATCTCAATTTTTGTGGTGGTGTTTTGGGGATCATTGGAGTCGATGGGGCGGTACGGACTGAAATTTTTGGTCACGTCCAATTGGAATCCCGTTGATGATGAATACGGAGCGTTCACGGCGATCTATGGAACACTTGTGACCTCTCTGTTGGCACTTGTTATTGCTGTTCCTTTAGGAGTTGGTACTGCAATATTCATTACAGAAGACATCATTCCACTGAAGATCAGAAATATTATTGGCTTGATGGTAGAGCTGCTAGCTGCCATTCCCTCTGTGGTTTTAGGTTTGTGGGCGATCTTTATTTTAGAGCCATTTATTCGACCTTTTCTCATGTTCCTTTATGAGGATTTTGGATGGATACCATTTTTTAGTACGGAACCATTGGGACCAGGTATATCGCCAGCTATTTTGATTCTGGTTGTGATGATATTACCGATCATCACTGCCATAGCCCGTGATTCATTAAACCAAGTGCCGATGCAACTCCGCCAAGCTGCCTATGGAGTTGGAGCGACGCGCTGGGGAGCCATTCTGAATGTCATTTTACCTGCAGCTGTATCAGGAATTGTTGGTGGAGTGATGCTTGCCCTCGGGAGAGCAATGGGAGAAACCATGGCGGTCACGATGATTATAGGAAACTCAAATGTCTTTAGTTGGTCCTTGCTCGCTCCTGGCAATACGATTTCAGCCATGCTTGCCAACCAGTTTGGAGAGGCAGATGTTGGGCAACTCTCTTCACTGATGTATGCAGCATTTGTTTTAATGATTCTTACTTTGCTGGTCAATATATTGGCTCAGTGGCTTGTAAAACGTCTCAGTCTAAAGTATTAA
- the pstA gene encoding phosphate ABC transporter permease PstA translates to MNYPSSTIRSEARVPDLSYKGFLKRNLGSRFLSFLAGVFSFLCVLPLIAVLAYVLIKGISTINVDFFTQLPPPPGGQGGGVGNAILGSIVVTTIAALIAIPIGVGGGIYLAEYSTGRVFSQFIRFGTNVLAGVPSIIAGVFIYGVIVSTRILFGHTFSAIAGGTALSVLMLPTVVKTTDEGLKLVSNDLRRAAYGVGASRFVTISQITLPKAFTPIATGVVLSIARAAGETAPLIFTALFSPFWPNGIFDPIATLSVLIYNFSAQPYDLQNQLAWSASFLLVVFIFALNLLARWFGRMANK, encoded by the coding sequence ATGAACTATCCCTCATCAACTATTCGATCTGAAGCTCGAGTTCCGGACCTGAGCTACAAGGGTTTTTTAAAGAGAAATCTTGGTAGTCGTTTTTTATCATTTTTGGCCGGTGTGTTTTCATTTCTTTGCGTTTTGCCGTTGATTGCGGTTCTTGCTTATGTTTTGATCAAAGGTATTTCTACGATTAATGTTGATTTCTTTACCCAACTCCCGCCTCCTCCAGGCGGGCAAGGTGGAGGAGTTGGTAATGCCATTCTTGGAAGTATTGTTGTTACAACGATAGCGGCCTTGATTGCAATTCCCATCGGCGTTGGTGGTGGTATTTACTTAGCCGAATATTCCACTGGCCGTGTCTTTTCACAATTCATTCGATTTGGAACGAATGTACTTGCTGGTGTCCCGTCAATCATTGCTGGCGTTTTCATTTATGGAGTGATTGTTTCTACTCGAATCCTTTTTGGCCATACCTTCAGCGCGATTGCGGGAGGAACTGCTCTGTCTGTTTTGATGCTTCCCACTGTGGTCAAGACAACAGATGAAGGCTTGAAACTTGTTTCCAACGACCTGCGACGTGCTGCTTATGGAGTTGGTGCATCTCGTTTCGTGACTATCAGTCAAATTACGCTCCCTAAGGCTTTTACTCCAATTGCAACTGGGGTGGTGTTGTCGATCGCTAGAGCCGCTGGAGAAACAGCACCATTGATTTTTACAGCTCTGTTCTCTCCGTTCTGGCCGAATGGCATCTTTGATCCTATTGCAACTCTATCTGTCTTAATTTATAATTTTTCTGCACAGCCTTATGATCTGCAAAACCAACTCGCTTGGTCAGCATCCTTTCTTCTCGTTGTGTTCATATTCGCCCTCAATCTTCTCGCTCGTTGGTTTGGGAGGATGGCAAATAAGTGA